In Gallus gallus isolate bGalGal1 chromosome 6, bGalGal1.mat.broiler.GRCg7b, whole genome shotgun sequence, a single genomic region encodes these proteins:
- the SLK gene encoding STE20-like serine/threonine-protein kinase isoform X5, producing MSFFNFRKIFKLGGEKKKKQYEHVKRDLNPEEFWEIIGELGDGAFGKVFKAQNKETKVLAAAKVIDTKSEEELEDYMVEIDILASCDHPNIVKLLDAFYYENNLWILIEFCAGGAVDAVMLELERPLTEPQIKVVCRQTLEALNYLHENKIIHRDLKAGNILFTLDGDIKLADFGVSAKNTRTIQRRDSFIGTPYWMAPEVVMCETSKDRPYDYKADIWSLGITLIEMAQIEPPHHELNPMRVLLKIAKSDPPTLAQPSKWSSDFKDFLKKCLEKNVDSRWSATQLLQHPFVTVTSNKPIRELIAEAKAEVTEEVEDGKDEDEEEETDSSLQLPADKRASSDLSIASSEEDKLSQNASVLESLSEKTESNVTEEKSNTMFPDDKTIEDESQDIKSRKTAESIPDGVGGDIKVQNGSVPTGEVEQGKILPIEKNTESLEETAEDTEPQKGRKELNAVTISEIKDEHNLKTEKENDIGNEQREENELKVVPGIDDSVETGEAVSEETGEKEEEIRIDLSESENEKVTAENITEQREDEDEAQKEAMKDVITDSVPSAEDKVSDEEKELIKHGIENIKEIGGIAETQISDGDKIPETSDKPVESQAKQVLEIISSEETLSESQDKEIKVEKKLAESENENICKISSMEEMESKDSREDDVGQKAIQDKPEDISNKMVDEQTEMDQNPEKHRAENIQENNIRTDKEQPEVSSDKIMKNKLQDTTNEQADDSELTPVPSISISTEENNEKVKMDNQDSTETLQQLESESLKENDADSGTGSTADNSSIDLNLSISSFLSKNKETGSISLQETRRQKKTLKKTRKFVVDGVEVSVTTSKIVTENDSKSEEMRFLRRQELRELRLLQKEEQRAQQQLSNKLLQQREQMYRRFEQEMTSKKRQYDQEIENLEKQQKQTIERLEQEHTNRLRDEAKRIKAEQEKELSKFQNMLKNKKKEVFCEVEKAPKELRKELLKRKKEELAQSQHAQGVAQVMIQSFQLSSCTLFNAQMQDVSPKIQTEKFYFPNVPDVLSSLSAHMC from the exons GCTCAGAACAAAGAAACCaaagtgctggctgctgcaaaGGTGATTGATACGAAATCAGAAGAAGAACTTGAAGATTACATGGTAGAGATCGATATTTTGGCATCCTGTGATCATCCTAACATTGTTAAGCTCCTAGATGCCTTCTACTATGAAAACAATCTGTGG ATCCTGATCGAATTTTGTGCAGGTGGAGCAGTAGATGCAGTAATGTTGG agCTTGAAAGGCCGTTAACGGAGCCGCAGATCAAAGTGGTGTGCAGGCAGACACTGGAAGCGTTGAACTACTTGCATGAAAATAAGATCATCCACAGAGATCTAAAAGCTGGCAATATTCTTTTCACATTGGATGGAGACATTAAACTAG CGGATTTCGGAGTATCAGCTAAAAACACAAGAACCATACAAAGAAGGGATTCCTTCATCGGTACACCGTATTG GATGGCTCCAGAAGTAGTAATGTGTGAGACATCTAAAGACAGGCCTTACGATTACAAGGCTGACATTTGGTCCCTTGGCATTACTTTAATTGAAATGGCTCAAATAGAGCCACCTCACCATGAATTGAATCCAATGCGAGTGCTCCTGAAAATAGCAAAATCTGATCCACCTACGTTAGCACAGCCTTCAAAATG GTCATCGGATTTTAAagactttctgaagaaatgtttggaaaagaaTGTAGATTCAAGGTGGAGTGCAACCCAACTCCTACAG CATCCGTTTGTTACTGTTACTTCCAATAAACCAATAAGAGAACTGATTGCAGAAGCTAAGGCAGAAGTCACGGAAGAAGTGGAAGATGGTAAAGATgaggatgaagaagaggaaacagACAGTTCTCTG cAGTTACCTGCAGACAAGCGTGCATCTTCTGACCTTAGTATTGCCAGCTCTGAAGAGGATAAGCTTTCACAGAACGCCTCTGTTCTGGaatctctttctgagaaaacagaaagtaatgTAACTGAGGAGAAAAGCAACACTATGTTTCCAGATGATAAAACAATTGAAGATGAATCTCAGGACATTAAAAGTAGGAAAACAGCTGAAAGCATACCTGATGGTGTTGGTGGTGATATCAAAGTGCAGAATGGTTCTGTGCCAACTGGTGAAGTTGAGCAAGGCAAAATATTGCCAATTGAAAAGAATACAGAAAGTCTGGAAGAGACAGCTGAAGATACAGAACctcagaaaggaaggaaagaacttAATGCGGTAACAATATCAGAAATAAAGGATGAACACAacttaaaaacagagaaagaaaatgacataGGAAATgaacaaagagaggaaaatgaacTGAAAGTGGTGCCCGGGATTGATGATAGTGTAGAAACTGGAGAAGCCGTTTCTGAGGAAACTGgtgaaaaagaggaggaaatcaGAATAGATCTCTCAGAGAGCGAGAATGAAAAGGTCACTGCAGAAAATATCACAGAGCAAagggaagatgaagatgaagctCAGAAAGAAGCAATGAAAGATGTCATTACAGACTCTGTACCTAGTGCTGAGGATAAAGTGtcagatgaagaaaaggaacTTATAAAACATGGAATTGAAAACATTAAGGAGATAGGTGGTATTGCTGAAACACAGATCAGTGATGGGGATAAAATACCTGAGACATCGGATAAGCCAGTGGAAAGTCAGGCTAAGCAGGTCCTTGAGATAATCAGCTCTGAAGAAACTCTATCAGAAAGCCAAGATAAAGAGATCAAAGTAGAGAAGAAGCTggcagaaagtgaaaatgagaaTATCTGTAAAATAAGTAGCATGGAGGAAATGGAGAGCAAAGACTCCAGAGAAGATGATGTAGGCCAGAAGGCAATACAGGACAAGCCTGAGGATATTTCTAATAAAATGGTGGATGAACAGACTGAGATGGACCAGAATCcagaaaagcacagagctgagaaTATCCAGGAAAACAATATTCGAACGGACAAAGAGCAACCAGAAGTTTCTTCtgataaaataatgaagaataaGCTTCAAGACACTACCAACGAACAAGCTGATGACTCTGAACTCACTCCGGTCCCCAGTATTAGTAttagcactgaagaaaataatgaaaaggtCAAAATGGATAATCAAGACAGTACCGAAACGTTACAGCAGCTGGAGTCTGAGAGCCTGAAGGAAAATGATGCAGATTCAGGCACGGGCTCTACGGCTGATAACAGCAGCATTGATTTGAACTTGTCAATTTCTAGTTTCCTTAGTAAAAACAAGGAGACAGGATCCATATCTTTACAG GAAACGAGGAGGCAGaagaaaactttaaagaaaactcGGAAGTTCGTTGTTGATGGAGTAGAAGTGAGCGTAACAACATCAAAAATAGTTACTGAAAATGACTCCAAGAGTGAAGAAATGAGATTTCTGCG GCGTCAggagctgagagagctgaggcttcTTCAGAAGGAGGAGCAGAGagcccaacagcagctcagcaacaaGCTCCTGCAACAGCGGGAACAGATGTACAGGCGTTTTGAACAGGAAATGACA AGTAAGAAGCGGCAGTACGACCAAGAAATAGAGAatctggagaagcagcagaagcaaacGATAGAGCGCTTGGAGCAGGAGCACACAAATCGGTTACGAGATGAAGCGAAGCGCatcaaagcagagcaggagaaagagctGTCCAAATTCCAGAACatgctgaagaacaagaagaagGAG GTTTTTTGTGAAGTGGAGAAAGCACCAAAAGAGCTGAGAAAAGAGCTCCTGAAACGCAAGAAAGAGGAGCTTGCACAAAGCCAGCATGCTCAG GGCGTTGCTCAGGTTATGATTCAGTCTTTTCAGTTGTCTTCATGTACGCTTTTCAACGCACAAATGCAGGATGTAAGTCCCAAAATACAAACCGAGAAGTTTTATTTCCCTAATGTTCCAGatgttctctcttctctttctgctcaTATGTGCTGA